A stretch of Synechococcus sp. WH 8020 DNA encodes these proteins:
- a CDS encoding cobyric acid synthase — MTAQPALMVLGTSSGAGKSLMTAALCRVLRRRGETPLPFKGQNMSNNAWVDQAGGEMAYSQALQAWAAGLEPECAMNPVLLKPQGDSTSELIHLGQSVGSARAEHYYRDWFKPGWTAIRQGLDVLQSNHPGGRLVLEGAGSPVEVNLQRRDLTNLRLAQYLRARCVLVADIERGGVFAQIVGTLNLLRPVERPLIKGLLINRFRGRRELFDEGQRWLEAHTGVPVLGVMPWLDELFPPEDSLDLLERRGRKRSAELNIAVLKLPSLSNFSDLDPLEAEPTVQLRWVAPGEELGLPDAVVIPGSKQTLRDLAAIHNSGLGEALQAYRKGGGHVFGICGGMQMLGEELCDPEGLEGGAPSGNNSEAGLGLLPLRTVFSADKALRQRSSVARWPPGDSALKLEGFELHHGLTSVNKGPETCKPLCRDDELGWVKPCSEHGGLVAGTYLHGVFESGPWRRRWLNQLRERKGLPPLSEQQPHHSRQRDALLDRLADAFEEHINLEPLLNSSND, encoded by the coding sequence ATGACCGCACAGCCTGCCCTCATGGTGTTGGGCACCTCAAGCGGTGCCGGAAAATCGTTAATGACTGCTGCGCTCTGCAGAGTGCTGCGCCGCAGAGGTGAAACACCCCTGCCATTTAAGGGGCAGAACATGAGCAACAACGCCTGGGTGGATCAGGCCGGAGGCGAGATGGCCTATTCCCAAGCTCTTCAGGCCTGGGCTGCTGGGTTGGAGCCTGAGTGCGCGATGAACCCTGTGTTGCTCAAACCTCAGGGCGACTCCACCAGTGAACTGATCCACCTCGGCCAAAGTGTGGGATCCGCTCGCGCTGAGCACTATTACCGCGACTGGTTCAAACCGGGCTGGACGGCGATTCGTCAAGGCTTAGATGTGTTGCAGAGCAACCATCCAGGCGGTCGCCTTGTGCTCGAAGGCGCTGGAAGCCCAGTGGAGGTGAATCTTCAGCGGCGTGATCTCACCAACCTGCGCCTCGCCCAATATCTACGGGCTCGTTGTGTTCTCGTCGCAGACATTGAAAGGGGAGGCGTGTTCGCGCAAATCGTGGGCACATTGAACTTGCTGCGCCCGGTGGAACGCCCTCTGATCAAAGGGCTATTGATTAATCGTTTTCGCGGCCGGCGTGAACTCTTTGATGAGGGTCAACGCTGGCTTGAAGCCCATACAGGCGTCCCGGTGTTGGGAGTGATGCCATGGCTGGATGAGCTTTTCCCCCCGGAAGATTCACTCGACCTCCTCGAACGACGCGGGCGCAAACGCAGCGCCGAACTCAACATCGCCGTACTCAAGCTGCCGTCCCTCAGCAACTTCTCTGATCTCGATCCGCTGGAAGCCGAACCCACCGTTCAGTTGCGCTGGGTCGCCCCGGGCGAGGAGCTTGGCTTACCAGATGCCGTAGTGATCCCAGGCAGCAAGCAAACCCTCCGCGACCTTGCCGCGATCCACAACAGTGGGCTTGGAGAAGCACTCCAGGCCTACCGCAAAGGCGGTGGCCACGTGTTTGGCATCTGCGGAGGCATGCAGATGCTGGGAGAGGAGCTTTGCGATCCCGAGGGCCTGGAAGGTGGTGCCCCATCCGGCAACAACAGTGAGGCAGGCCTAGGCCTTTTACCGCTTCGCACCGTGTTCTCTGCAGACAAGGCTCTACGGCAACGCAGCAGTGTGGCCCGATGGCCGCCTGGAGACAGCGCTCTCAAACTCGAAGGATTTGAGCTACATCATGGCCTCACCAGCGTCAACAAAGGCCCTGAAACCTGCAAACCCCTATGCCGTGATGATGAGCTGGGTTGGGTGAAGCCTTGCTCGGAGCATGGAGGACTGGTCGCAGGCACCTATCTCCATGGAGTGTTTGAAAGTGGCCCTTGGCGGCGACGCTGGCTGAATCAGCTGAGGGAGCGCAAGGGATTGCCACCGCTCAGTGAACAGCAACCGCATCACAGCCGGCAACGAGACGCACTGCTTGATCGCCTCGCTGATGCCTTTGAGGAACACATCAATCTCGAGCCACTTCTGAACAGCTCAAACGATTGA
- a CDS encoding PstS family phosphate ABC transporter substrate-binding protein: protein MALMVLQRLCLSALSLGLLLTGCRPWTEAVSADSPIVLGAGASFPSPLYQRWFSHLRVRKGISLGYDPVGSGDGEHQLLAGLVDFAGSDLDERTGLLPALTSDKWLRIPMTAGAVAIAYNHPDCELSLTREQLRLIVSEQIDDFGQLGCAKQPITLFVRQNGSGTTAHLRRYLDATTQIWHHPRALRVNSNEAMATALVQHPGSIGYLNTVFLNGRRTLQVAALETDQGSFVTPEHVLEVEAHEYSGPGYPLTAVSWMVMRRNGLADKAAVLREAIAYGLSPEGQAAALGLGYVSLPEPLLKRARIQLDSLQP, encoded by the coding sequence ATGGCGCTGATGGTTTTGCAAAGGCTGTGTCTTTCTGCTCTCAGCCTTGGGTTGCTACTCACAGGCTGCAGGCCATGGACTGAGGCCGTTTCAGCTGACTCGCCAATCGTGCTGGGCGCAGGAGCCTCCTTTCCATCACCGTTGTATCAACGTTGGTTCAGTCATCTTCGAGTTCGTAAGGGAATCAGCCTGGGATATGACCCCGTGGGCTCTGGAGATGGAGAACACCAGCTTCTTGCTGGACTGGTGGACTTCGCTGGCAGCGATCTCGATGAGCGCACTGGTCTTTTGCCTGCATTAACAAGCGACAAATGGCTGCGCATCCCTATGACAGCTGGGGCCGTTGCCATTGCTTATAACCATCCTGATTGCGAGCTCTCCTTAACCCGTGAGCAATTGCGGCTGATTGTCTCTGAGCAGATTGATGATTTCGGCCAACTCGGATGTGCCAAACAACCGATCACTTTGTTCGTGCGTCAAAACGGCTCAGGTACAACGGCGCATCTGCGCCGCTATCTGGACGCCACTACCCAGATCTGGCATCACCCCAGAGCTTTAAGAGTGAACAGCAATGAGGCAATGGCGACAGCCCTGGTGCAGCATCCCGGTTCCATTGGATATCTCAATACCGTTTTTCTCAATGGACGCCGCACTTTGCAGGTGGCTGCTTTGGAGACGGATCAAGGCTCGTTTGTGACTCCTGAACATGTGCTTGAGGTTGAGGCTCATGAGTATTCCGGACCTGGATATCCACTGACTGCAGTCAGTTGGATGGTGATGCGTCGCAATGGGTTGGCCGATAAAGCAGCGGTGTTGAGGGAGGCCATTGCTTACGGTCTTTCTCCAGAGGGACAGGCTGCTGCCCTCGGCCTTGGTTATGTCTCCTTGCCTGAGCCTCTTTTGAAGAGAGCACGGATACAACTTGATTCTTTGCAGCCATGA
- a CDS encoding neuromedin U produces the protein MLLVVIVRKNFRQLTRAFISTLFSSFCFVLPAEAQSQQVNPFTGVNRLWFEWNTIPNTQWAPRVIDSGAKPDKTLQILKFQPVIPFKLSDDLTLVTRTVMRFINKPSADPLLGFNPVTQQPGVIGFDERNKAGLDSVNPSFFFVPNTGQNSAIGIGPSFAVSIDNNVGSNQFGVGPAVMAFKQFGRWTTGVRARQIWGVSNRSTNEDLNNLVAQPILRYQFDKNWYLLSSPIIIADFNLDQAWTLPIGGGIGRTFKLSRSTQALISLEAYYNAIKPEFDAGESLLGDWTIRAQFQIAIPDLTSASPGK, from the coding sequence TTGTTGCTCGTCGTGATAGTGAGAAAAAATTTTAGACAACTGACCAGGGCTTTTATTAGCACTCTCTTTTCAAGTTTCTGTTTTGTACTCCCTGCAGAAGCTCAATCGCAGCAAGTCAATCCTTTTACTGGAGTGAATCGACTATGGTTTGAGTGGAACACGATTCCTAATACTCAGTGGGCGCCGCGTGTTATTGACAGTGGCGCCAAGCCAGATAAAACTCTGCAGATCTTGAAGTTTCAGCCAGTTATCCCTTTCAAACTTTCAGATGACTTGACTCTGGTCACACGCACTGTGATGCGCTTTATCAATAAGCCAAGTGCAGATCCACTTCTTGGATTCAATCCAGTTACTCAGCAGCCAGGCGTGATCGGCTTCGATGAAAGGAATAAAGCCGGTCTTGATTCTGTTAATCCCAGCTTTTTCTTTGTTCCAAATACCGGTCAAAATTCAGCCATCGGCATTGGCCCATCGTTTGCAGTTTCGATTGACAACAACGTTGGAAGCAATCAGTTCGGTGTAGGTCCTGCAGTTATGGCTTTTAAACAATTTGGACGGTGGACCACAGGTGTGCGTGCCCGACAAATATGGGGTGTTAGCAATCGCAGTACTAATGAGGACCTCAATAATCTTGTGGCGCAGCCAATTCTTCGCTATCAGTTCGATAAGAATTGGTATTTGCTCAGCTCACCAATTATTATTGCAGATTTTAATTTAGATCAAGCCTGGACTTTGCCTATTGGTGGGGGCATTGGCCGCACCTTTAAGCTTTCACGGAGTACTCAGGCCTTGATTTCTTTGGAGGCCTACTACAACGCTATCAAGCCTGAGTTCGATGCGGGAGAGAGTCTTCTTGGTGATTGGACAATTCGCGCCCAATTTCAAATTGCTATTCCTGATTTGACTTCTGCTTCTCCAGGAAAATAA
- a CDS encoding ion channel, protein MRVRVPLKLSAQAIRAKESHFPMFLLTALLPIVVFPLARLDGVLLQRMALPLSVTLLVLESLRAMPAWVAQLGPIHINGIYRSLGLFSVVAVWIPLLHGQKLPFTLQIILLGLRAVFYLLTAIRIVQVLANCERVSGKTLSLGAAGYVHLGLTAGLLATVLQMADPDSFNLGAVPVQESLAARLSYFSFVTLGSLGYGDVVPASPIGESFAVLLSLSSTLYLSLLIGLLLSRFISAREDEIQERTQ, encoded by the coding sequence ATGAGAGTTCGTGTTCCCCTCAAGCTTTCAGCGCAGGCCATCCGTGCCAAGGAGTCTCACTTCCCGATGTTTTTGCTGACGGCGCTATTGCCGATTGTGGTATTCCCCCTGGCTCGATTGGATGGAGTCCTGTTGCAAAGAATGGCACTGCCCTTATCGGTCACGTTGTTGGTGTTGGAGTCTCTTCGTGCGATGCCGGCTTGGGTGGCTCAATTGGGCCCGATCCACATCAATGGGATCTACCGCTCTCTCGGTTTGTTTTCAGTGGTTGCTGTGTGGATCCCTTTGCTACACGGGCAAAAGCTTCCTTTCACTCTTCAAATCATTTTGTTGGGGCTCAGAGCAGTGTTTTATTTGCTTACAGCCATACGGATTGTTCAGGTGCTTGCCAACTGTGAGCGTGTGTCTGGGAAGACCCTGAGTTTGGGTGCCGCTGGCTACGTGCACCTTGGATTGACGGCAGGCTTGTTGGCAACCGTGCTGCAAATGGCTGATCCCGACAGCTTCAATCTTGGTGCCGTGCCAGTGCAGGAATCTTTGGCAGCACGGTTGTCGTATTTCTCGTTTGTCACCCTGGGAAGCCTCGGTTATGGAGATGTGGTGCCTGCGAGTCCTATCGGGGAATCTTTCGCCGTATTGTTAAGTCTCAGCAGTACGTTGTATCTCAGCTTGCTGATTGGTTTACTTCTGAGTCGCTTCATTAGCGCAAGGGAAGACGAGATTCAGGAGAGAACGCAATGA
- a CDS encoding 2Fe-2S iron-sulfur cluster-binding protein — protein MENKQSTITIQWPNGSQSDCSKGDDWLGAAQAAGVHIPTGCLGGSCGACEIEVNGQTVRACISTVPSSSSGSLSVEFATDPYW, from the coding sequence ATGGAGAACAAGCAGTCGACGATCACAATCCAATGGCCCAATGGGAGCCAAAGCGATTGCTCCAAAGGCGATGACTGGCTCGGGGCTGCTCAAGCGGCAGGAGTTCACATCCCCACAGGTTGTCTCGGGGGCAGTTGTGGCGCCTGCGAAATCGAAGTGAATGGTCAAACGGTGCGTGCCTGCATCAGCACGGTGCCGTCTTCAAGCTCCGGATCCCTTTCCGTGGAATTCGCCACAGATCCCTACTGGTGA
- a CDS encoding Maf family protein, translating to MLLLASASPARRRLLEQAQIPHQVMVSGVDEDQIHHPDPAQLVQLLAEAKASAVRLKVEQSAELNASIKAVLGCDSVLAFEGEVFGKPVDAAEAVARWQRMRGKWAELHTGHCLTPPSFALTRDGRAPEMQCTCVTTRVLFANLTDAEVEAYVASGEPLQCAGGFALEGRGGCFVEQLDGCYSNVIGLSLPLLRCWLALH from the coding sequence GTGTTGCTGTTGGCATCTGCGTCTCCAGCCAGGCGCCGTCTGTTGGAGCAAGCTCAGATTCCCCATCAGGTGATGGTGAGCGGTGTGGATGAAGATCAGATTCACCATCCTGATCCCGCTCAGTTAGTGCAGTTATTGGCTGAGGCCAAGGCATCAGCCGTGAGATTGAAAGTTGAGCAGAGCGCGGAGCTCAACGCATCGATCAAGGCCGTTCTCGGTTGTGACTCGGTGCTCGCGTTTGAGGGGGAGGTGTTTGGTAAGCCTGTGGATGCGGCAGAGGCCGTCGCGCGTTGGCAACGGATGCGCGGGAAGTGGGCTGAGTTGCATACCGGACACTGTTTAACACCTCCATCCTTTGCCCTGACAAGAGACGGCCGAGCCCCTGAGATGCAGTGCACGTGTGTCACCACCCGTGTCCTGTTTGCGAATCTCACGGATGCGGAAGTGGAGGCTTACGTGGCTTCAGGGGAGCCTTTGCAGTGTGCTGGTGGCTTCGCCCTCGAAGGTCGCGGTGGCTGCTTTGTAGAGCAACTGGATGGCTGCTATTCCAATGTGATTGGCCTCAGTCTTCCCCTGTTGCGATGTTGGTTGGCGCTTCATTGA
- a CDS encoding secondary thiamine-phosphate synthase enzyme YjbQ encodes MKVLAGTVQALEEIAVQTQGQGFSNITPLVNDFVARSGITTGLLSLCVQHTSCSITINENADPRVLKDLAAWMEAVVPQDGKGPADAQGQRRRYLHDDEGDDDMPAHIRTALTSQTMTLSVHNSRLLLGTWQAVYLWEHRQLGSRRRIACHLIGEKQATSTQAATTQTASNQTLLNLRNATRLNQQIQDRIHPEAWAEDGGNPTDVDLLIDRLHDISDS; translated from the coding sequence TTGAAAGTACTGGCTGGAACTGTTCAGGCCCTAGAGGAAATCGCGGTTCAGACGCAAGGGCAAGGTTTTTCAAACATTACGCCTCTGGTCAATGACTTTGTGGCAAGAAGTGGGATCACAACCGGACTTCTCTCCCTATGCGTGCAGCACACGAGCTGCAGCATCACGATCAACGAAAACGCAGATCCACGGGTTCTCAAGGATTTAGCCGCGTGGATGGAGGCTGTCGTCCCACAGGACGGGAAAGGACCAGCGGACGCCCAAGGCCAGCGGCGACGTTATCTCCATGACGATGAAGGAGATGACGACATGCCTGCTCACATCAGAACGGCACTCACCAGTCAGACCATGACGCTCAGCGTTCACAACAGTCGCTTGCTACTGGGCACCTGGCAAGCGGTGTATCTCTGGGAGCATCGCCAACTCGGAAGCAGAAGGCGCATCGCATGCCACTTGATCGGAGAGAAGCAAGCAACCTCAACACAGGCAGCCACAACACAAACAGCCAGCAACCAAACCCTGCTCAACCTGCGCAACGCAACGCGACTGAATCAACAAATTCAAGACCGAATTCATCCCGAAGCCTGGGCTGAGGATGGTGGAAATCCAACCGATGTTGACCTGTTGATCGACAGATTGCATGACATCAGCGACAGCTGA
- a CDS encoding DMT family transporter codes for MGVIAGLLAALGWTLASSLWRGLSTSLTAIELNGLKNFIACALLLPVLLFLPWTHASQALLWLLISGGLGISLGDSFYLAALRRLGTRRTLTVESLAPLIAALGGLVVMGERIEGQAWLGAAMVSVSVLLVARQSPPDGTRERDRTRNVQWQGIVFALLAVLCGVSGAAVSRSILISTDLTAWQSAATRLLGGLLLLLPWLRLRTLFPKPQPSQRRWPRVLLATVLGTNVGIVLQQVVLKQLPLGIGITVLSTAPVMALFVAAPEGDHPHAGGVFASLLAVSGIALAVLS; via the coding sequence ATGGGCGTGATCGCAGGGTTGCTTGCAGCGCTGGGTTGGACGCTGGCCAGCAGCCTTTGGCGTGGCCTCTCCACCTCACTGACGGCCATCGAACTCAATGGGCTCAAGAACTTCATCGCCTGTGCCTTGCTACTTCCAGTGCTCTTGTTCCTGCCATGGACACACGCGAGCCAAGCACTGCTCTGGCTATTAATCAGTGGTGGACTCGGCATCTCCTTAGGAGACAGCTTTTATCTGGCAGCCCTCCGTCGTCTAGGCACAAGACGCACACTCACGGTTGAGTCGCTTGCACCCTTGATCGCAGCCCTCGGCGGCCTTGTCGTAATGGGCGAACGCATTGAAGGACAAGCTTGGCTAGGCGCCGCAATGGTGTCCGTTTCGGTTTTGCTGGTGGCGCGTCAGAGTCCACCGGACGGCACGCGCGAGCGAGATCGCACTCGCAACGTGCAATGGCAGGGGATTGTGTTTGCCCTACTCGCCGTGTTGTGTGGCGTCAGCGGAGCAGCCGTCTCCCGCAGCATTTTAATCAGCACGGATTTAACGGCATGGCAAAGCGCAGCTACGCGCCTGCTGGGAGGGCTACTGCTCTTGCTGCCTTGGCTGCGGCTCCGCACGCTGTTTCCCAAACCTCAACCGAGCCAAAGACGCTGGCCAAGAGTGCTGTTGGCCACGGTGCTCGGCACCAATGTAGGGATCGTGTTACAGCAAGTGGTGTTGAAGCAACTACCACTCGGTATCGGCATCACAGTGCTCAGCACAGCACCAGTCATGGCGTTGTTCGTGGCAGCACCGGAAGGCGATCATCCCCATGCCGGTGGAGTGTTCGCATCTCTCCTGGCGGTGAGCGGAATCGCCTTGGCCGTTCTCTCCTAA
- a CDS encoding Npun_F0494 family protein, with translation MLVPATLGVKREENESRSGKVVTSSITLVSVRALKRARQAMRCLPFRRAFYDELEQEARSSTQLSSQQNWMAISRKPLSRSSTEDDLIWLIQVGVLRREVDGQGLTERVRLTPMGRDLLDDWDGEIPTADALQVMHHWLRRHRPRL, from the coding sequence ATGCTGGTCCCAGCCACGCTCGGAGTGAAGCGGGAGGAGAATGAGTCACGAAGCGGCAAGGTCGTGACCTCATCCATCACCCTGGTATCGGTACGGGCCTTGAAACGGGCACGTCAGGCCATGCGCTGTCTGCCGTTTCGCCGAGCGTTCTATGACGAACTAGAACAGGAAGCCCGAAGCAGCACGCAGCTCAGCAGCCAACAAAACTGGATGGCCATTAGCCGAAAGCCTCTCTCACGCTCGAGCACAGAAGACGATCTGATCTGGCTCATTCAAGTGGGCGTTCTCCGCAGGGAGGTGGATGGCCAAGGGCTCACGGAGCGGGTGCGTCTCACTCCGATGGGACGAGACCTGCTCGATGATTGGGATGGCGAAATCCCCACTGCAGATGCTCTTCAAGTGATGCATCACTGGCTGCGCCGGCATCGGCCGCGTCTATGA
- a CDS encoding ion channel, with protein MSSSSLPLRLQKLEPWFYQFLLATLLPLLVMPFTNLDGNLIQRVLLPLSTLWMVLVLVRIVPTDLLFIGRWKPFGLYRPLALLCAVLMWLPSALGHHHAVVFHWPVLLMMCSFYLFTAVGIVLMLGKVGRVNEPVLCLGAAGYIHLGLTGGQLATALEVLQPGTFSLGLMLPGEELVERLSYFSFVTLGTQGYGDVLPSTATAESFVVLLSVSATLYVTLMIGLLVSRYLQTRESRV; from the coding sequence ATGAGTTCGTCATCTCTTCCGCTGCGGCTGCAGAAGTTGGAACCCTGGTTTTATCAATTTTTGCTTGCAACTTTGTTGCCGCTGTTGGTCATGCCTTTCACCAACCTTGATGGAAATCTGATTCAACGGGTGCTGTTGCCTTTGAGCACATTGTGGATGGTGTTGGTATTGGTACGGATTGTGCCAACAGATCTTTTGTTCATTGGTCGTTGGAAACCTTTTGGCTTGTATCGACCTCTGGCTTTGTTGTGCGCTGTGCTGATGTGGCTGCCTTCTGCATTAGGGCATCACCATGCAGTTGTTTTTCATTGGCCGGTTTTGTTGATGATGTGCAGCTTTTATTTATTCACGGCAGTTGGGATTGTGCTGATGCTGGGGAAAGTAGGCCGAGTGAATGAACCCGTTCTCTGCCTTGGTGCCGCTGGTTATATCCATCTTGGTTTGACTGGTGGTCAGTTGGCGACAGCCTTGGAAGTGTTGCAACCAGGTACTTTCAGCCTTGGCCTGATGTTGCCTGGTGAGGAGCTCGTGGAGCGTTTGAGCTATTTCTCATTTGTCACCTTAGGAACCCAGGGTTATGGCGATGTCCTTCCGTCAACAGCTACGGCAGAGAGCTTTGTGGTGTTGCTCAGTGTTTCAGCAACTTTGTATGTCACATTAATGATCGGCTTGCTGGTGAGCCGTTACCTGCAAACAAGAGAAAGTAGAGTTTAG
- a CDS encoding MBL fold metallo-hydrolase, whose product MRSQATYYGANGWLLEIDGLRVLVDPWLCGSLVFPPGSWFLKGVLPQPFPIPSQLDLLLLTQGLPDHAHPETLKELPKSLPVVGSESAGRVTKRLGFETITQLRPGECKEFKGLKIRATAGAAVPKIENGYLLFWSTGSLYLEPHGVLDPEIESRKVDTLITPTVDLGLPLLGAFITGATVMPDLVNRFHPQTILASTTGGDVEFSGAISHILKAEGITAAPEEIPKTCSLITPQVGKPIPLPKGSN is encoded by the coding sequence ATGAGGTCTCAAGCAACCTATTACGGAGCTAATGGCTGGCTACTAGAGATTGATGGACTGCGTGTCTTGGTTGATCCATGGCTTTGCGGATCTCTAGTGTTTCCGCCTGGCTCGTGGTTTTTAAAGGGAGTCCTACCCCAACCATTCCCAATACCAAGTCAATTGGATCTCTTGCTGCTGACCCAGGGGCTACCGGATCATGCTCATCCAGAGACCCTTAAAGAGTTGCCGAAGTCGCTACCTGTTGTCGGATCAGAGTCGGCAGGACGCGTCACAAAACGCCTGGGCTTTGAAACCATCACACAGCTTCGACCTGGAGAGTGCAAAGAGTTCAAAGGGCTAAAGATTCGAGCAACAGCAGGGGCCGCCGTGCCGAAGATTGAGAATGGATACCTGCTCTTTTGGTCAACTGGCTCACTCTATCTGGAGCCTCATGGAGTACTCGATCCTGAAATCGAAAGCAGGAAAGTTGATACGCTGATCACACCAACAGTTGACCTTGGGCTGCCGCTTCTAGGGGCATTCATCACTGGAGCAACGGTGATGCCCGATCTAGTCAATCGATTTCACCCACAAACAATTTTGGCCAGCACAACAGGTGGGGATGTCGAATTTAGTGGAGCCATTAGTCACATTTTAAAAGCCGAGGGAATCACGGCAGCCCCAGAAGAGATACCAAAAACATGTTCATTGATAACTCCACAAGTTGGGAAACCCATCCCACTTCCGAAAGGCTCGAATTAA